A single genomic interval of Streptomyces sp. 1222.5 harbors:
- a CDS encoding amidohydrolase family protein — translation MTAVSGPVSEALAELALVDHHCHGAVTADLTGGEFASLITEGEAWPGVSPFDSPVGVAVRRHCAPLLDLPRHAPPAEYVARRAELGWREVNRRFLTAAGTEVFCVDTGYAPHPVTSPAELGRAAGAAACEVVRLEQIAEAVAARGVEADGYAAAFRGAAEEAVRRPGVVAVKSVAAYRTGFALDPAPPTDAEVTEAAAGWLTHGGRLAEPVLVRHLLWTAVELGLPLQLHTGFGDADVTLHRADPALLTDWLHLTSGTVPVLLLHCWPYHRQAAFLSAVFAHVHLDVGLALHYTGPARCRAVLEEALEITPFRKLLYSSDAYGVAEFHHLGALSFRQGLAALLQARVDADELSLPDALRIAAWAGRDNARRLYGPPVSEPARDPSGRPTRKV, via the coding sequence ATGACCGCCGTGTCCGGCCCGGTGTCCGAGGCCCTCGCCGAGCTGGCCCTGGTCGACCACCACTGCCACGGGGCGGTGACCGCGGACCTGACCGGCGGGGAGTTCGCATCGCTCATCACCGAGGGCGAGGCCTGGCCCGGTGTCTCGCCCTTCGACAGCCCCGTCGGCGTGGCCGTCCGCCGTCACTGCGCGCCCCTGCTGGACCTCCCGCGGCACGCGCCCCCCGCGGAGTACGTGGCCCGGCGCGCGGAGCTGGGCTGGCGGGAGGTCAACCGGCGCTTCCTGACGGCGGCCGGCACGGAGGTGTTCTGCGTGGACACCGGTTACGCCCCGCACCCGGTCACCTCCCCGGCCGAACTGGGCCGCGCGGCGGGCGCCGCCGCCTGCGAGGTCGTACGGCTGGAGCAGATCGCCGAGGCGGTGGCCGCGCGTGGCGTGGAGGCGGACGGGTACGCGGCCGCCTTCCGCGGCGCCGCCGAGGAGGCCGTGCGCCGGCCGGGCGTGGTGGCGGTGAAGTCGGTGGCCGCCTACCGCACCGGTTTCGCCCTGGACCCGGCCCCTCCCACCGACGCCGAGGTGACGGAGGCCGCCGCCGGCTGGCTCACGCACGGCGGCCGGCTCGCCGAACCGGTGCTGGTACGGCACCTGCTGTGGACCGCCGTCGAACTGGGCCTGCCCCTGCAACTGCACACCGGGTTCGGCGACGCGGACGTGACGCTGCACCGCGCGGACCCCGCCCTCCTCACCGACTGGCTGCACCTGACGTCCGGCACCGTCCCGGTCCTCCTGCTGCACTGCTGGCCGTACCACCGTCAGGCCGCCTTCCTGTCCGCGGTGTTCGCGCACGTCCACCTGGACGTGGGCCTCGCCCTGCACTACACGGGGCCGGCCCGCTGCCGGGCGGTGCTGGAGGAGGCGCTGGAGATCACCCCGTTCCGCAAACTGCTGTACAGCTCCGACGCCTATGGTGTGGCCGAGTTCCACCATCTGGGTGCCCTGTCGTTCCGGCAGGGGCTGGCCGCTCTGCTGCAGGCCCGGGTGGACGCCGACGAGCTGAGCCTGCCCGACGCCCTGCGGATCGCGGCCTGGGCGGGCCGCGACAACGCCCGCCGACTGTACGGACCGCCCGTATCCGAACCGGCCCGCGACCCCAGCGGGCGCCCCACCCGGAAAGTATGA
- a CDS encoding NUDIX hydrolase family protein yields MTETTPGWLTTDELEMARARMPILYVEAVPVRVDDSGEVTSIGLLLRIGPDGTVSRTLVSGRVLHHERVRDALLRHLEKDLGPVALPRVPASLQPFTVAEYFPTAGITPYHDSRQHAVSLAYVVPVTGDCRPRQDALDLVWFSPQEAVSAAVQGEMPGGHGVLLKQALAHVGVAL; encoded by the coding sequence ATGACCGAGACCACGCCCGGCTGGCTGACCACGGACGAGCTGGAGATGGCCAGGGCCCGGATGCCGATCCTGTACGTCGAGGCCGTACCCGTGCGCGTCGACGACAGCGGCGAAGTGACCAGCATCGGACTGCTGCTGCGCATCGGCCCCGACGGAACGGTCAGCCGGACCCTCGTCTCCGGGCGCGTCCTGCACCACGAGCGCGTCCGCGACGCGCTGCTGCGCCACCTGGAGAAGGACCTCGGCCCGGTCGCCCTGCCCCGTGTCCCGGCCTCCCTCCAGCCCTTCACCGTCGCCGAGTACTTCCCGACGGCGGGCATCACGCCGTACCACGACTCGCGCCAGCACGCCGTGTCCCTGGCCTACGTCGTGCCGGTGACCGGTGACTGCCGCCCCCGGCAGGACGCGCTGGACCTGGTCTGGTTCAGCCCGCAGGAGGCCGTCTCCGCGGCCGTGCAGGGCGAGATGCCGGGCGGGCACGGGGTGCTGCTGAAGCAGGCGCTCGCCCATGTCGGCGTGGCCCTCTGA
- a CDS encoding PP2C family protein-serine/threonine phosphatase — protein MRLRSELGRIDDTLRILVASIDRLQGLLDAVVAISREVELPAVLHRIVTTAMDLVGARYGALGVLSESGERLEQFISAGLSEQERLALAEIGMPRGLGVLGHLIRYPEPLRIEGIRAHPSSVGFPPGHPHLRTLLGVAISVRGEIYGDLYLSERYDGQPFDVHDENVVIALASAAAIAIENVRLFERVRVGAEQFQRLLLPSLPDLRPFTAAAIYRPAAEPSQLGGDWYDAIPLSDNVVAVVIGDVVGHDLRAAAAMASTRNMLRALLFDQTIAPGAVLSRLDRALEAITNNPVTTTTLARIEPEGPDWRFNWSTAGHVPPLLITRDHRARFLLAEPGLPLGVDTEQPRPDHSRLLPPGATVVFFTDGLIEHPGHAIDESLEALGDIAAEHADLPLPEFVQALADHHPSDGHDDMAILALRTPCS, from the coding sequence GTGCGCCTGCGTTCCGAGCTGGGCCGGATCGACGACACGCTGCGCATCCTGGTGGCCTCCATCGACCGCCTGCAGGGCCTGCTGGACGCGGTGGTGGCCATCTCCCGCGAGGTGGAGCTGCCCGCGGTGCTGCACCGCATCGTGACCACCGCCATGGACCTGGTCGGCGCCCGCTACGGGGCGCTGGGCGTCCTCAGCGAGTCCGGGGAGCGGCTGGAGCAGTTCATCTCGGCCGGCCTGTCCGAGCAGGAGCGCCTCGCACTGGCCGAGATCGGCATGCCCCGTGGTCTCGGTGTGCTCGGCCATCTGATCCGCTACCCCGAGCCCCTGCGGATCGAGGGGATCCGGGCCCACCCGTCCTCCGTGGGGTTCCCGCCCGGTCATCCTCATCTGCGCACCCTGCTCGGCGTGGCCATCAGCGTGCGCGGCGAGATCTACGGCGACCTCTACCTCTCCGAGCGCTACGACGGACAGCCCTTCGACGTCCATGACGAGAACGTCGTCATCGCCCTGGCGAGCGCCGCCGCGATCGCCATCGAGAACGTCCGCCTCTTCGAACGGGTGCGCGTCGGGGCGGAGCAGTTCCAGCGGCTTCTGCTGCCCAGCCTGCCCGACCTGCGGCCGTTCACCGCCGCCGCCATCTACCGGCCCGCCGCCGAGCCCAGTCAGCTCGGCGGCGACTGGTACGACGCCATCCCCCTGTCCGACAACGTGGTGGCGGTCGTCATCGGCGACGTGGTCGGGCACGATCTGCGGGCGGCGGCCGCCATGGCCTCCACCCGCAACATGCTGCGCGCGCTGCTGTTCGACCAGACCATCGCGCCCGGCGCGGTCCTCAGCCGGCTCGACCGGGCCCTGGAAGCGATCACGAACAACCCGGTGACGACCACCACCCTGGCCCGGATCGAACCCGAGGGGCCCGACTGGCGGTTCAACTGGAGCACCGCGGGCCATGTCCCGCCCCTGCTGATCACCCGGGACCACCGGGCTCGGTTCCTGCTCGCCGAGCCCGGACTGCCGCTCGGCGTGGACACCGAACAGCCCCGCCCCGACCACTCCCGCCTGCTCCCGCCCGGAGCCACCGTGGTCTTCTTCACCGACGGACTGATCGAGCACCCGGGCCACGCCATCGACGAGAGCCTGGAAGCGCTCGGCGACATCGCCGCCGAGCACGCCGATCTGCCCCTGCCGGAGTTCGTGCAGGCGCTCGCCGATCACCACCCGAGCGACGGCCACGACGACATGGCCATCCTCGCGCTGCGCACGCCGTGCTCCTGA
- a CDS encoding MASE1 domain-containing protein has protein sequence MTDVRHDRLRRSGRTTLEICVIAALYFGSAELGLLQQLVRSQVTPLWPPSGIAVASLLLRGRRVWPGVALGAFLANVDLGPSLPAVLAITAGNTLAPVCSYLLLRRAGFRNALDRLRDVLALIFLGAFTGMLVSATTGTTTLLVSGALSAARFWPTWSVWWTGDAMGVLVVTPVLLVLSSARWPRNVRTSRWMEAVLLVAATAAVGFVETGRAPLLFLGFPLLVWAAFRFQLAGAAPCALAVSTFAIVAAARRTGPFAGHDLLTNMITLQAFNGAAALTALLLGAVVSERDRNQREIVDACNQIAGMVSRITAGDRRPVPPDEPGAPEGPGGAGGVGGADGEDTTKAASSSTRRRPPTGHRAGRDDRI, from the coding sequence ATGACGGACGTGCGGCATGACCGGCTCCGGCGCAGCGGCCGGACCACCCTGGAGATCTGCGTCATCGCCGCGCTGTACTTCGGCTCCGCCGAGCTGGGGCTGCTCCAGCAGCTGGTGCGCAGCCAGGTCACCCCGCTGTGGCCGCCGAGCGGCATCGCGGTGGCGAGCCTGCTGCTGCGCGGCCGGCGGGTGTGGCCGGGTGTGGCGCTCGGCGCGTTCCTGGCCAATGTCGATCTCGGGCCGTCGCTCCCGGCCGTCCTCGCGATCACGGCGGGGAACACCCTGGCGCCCGTCTGCTCCTACCTGTTGCTCCGGCGTGCCGGGTTCCGCAACGCACTGGACCGGCTGCGGGACGTCCTCGCCCTGATCTTCCTCGGCGCGTTCACCGGGATGCTGGTCAGCGCGACGACGGGCACGACGACCCTGCTCGTCTCCGGGGCGCTGAGCGCCGCCCGCTTCTGGCCGACCTGGTCGGTGTGGTGGACGGGCGACGCGATGGGCGTCCTGGTGGTCACGCCGGTCCTGCTCGTGCTCAGCTCGGCGCGGTGGCCGAGGAACGTGCGCACGTCCCGGTGGATGGAGGCGGTGCTGCTCGTGGCGGCCACCGCCGCCGTGGGGTTCGTGGAGACCGGGCGGGCTCCGCTGCTCTTCCTCGGGTTCCCGTTGCTGGTCTGGGCGGCGTTCCGGTTCCAGCTGGCGGGGGCGGCTCCGTGCGCGCTGGCCGTGTCGACGTTCGCGATCGTCGCCGCCGCGCGGAGGACCGGTCCGTTCGCCGGGCACGACCTGCTCACCAACATGATCACCCTGCAGGCGTTCAACGGCGCCGCCGCGCTGACCGCGCTGCTGCTCGGAGCCGTCGTCAGTGAGCGGGACCGGAACCAGCGGGAGATCGTGGACGCCTGCAACCAGATCGCCGGCATGGTGTCCAGGATCACCGCCGGCGACCGCCGTCCGGTCCCGCCCGACGAACCCGGTGCACCCGAGGGACCGGGTGGGGCGGGCGGCGTCGGTGGAGCGGACGGGGAGGACACGACAAAGGCCGCCTCCTCGTCGACGAGAAGACGGCCTCCGACCGGCCACAGGGCTGGTCGGGACGACAGGATTTGA
- a CDS encoding transketolase, with translation MTIAADEIRTHGYDDLAGLMGLMTGDEKHGPAATSTLDVLWVLYDRVLRVSPERRDDPHRDRFLLSKGHGPMAYYAVLAAKGFVPVEWLPGFGSYDSPLGHHPDRVLVPGAEIGSGSLGHGLPIAVGSALGLRAQGLPGPAVWVLIGDAELDEGSNHEAIAFAGPAGLERLHTVVIDNSSASHALPGGIAARFEAAGWSAVTVDGRDHEALYAAFTAPHPGRPHVVVARVEPKNA, from the coding sequence ATGACGATCGCAGCGGACGAGATCCGTACCCACGGCTATGACGACCTGGCCGGTCTGATGGGCCTGATGACCGGCGACGAGAAGCACGGCCCGGCGGCCACCTCCACGCTCGACGTGCTCTGGGTGCTGTACGACCGGGTGCTCCGGGTCTCCCCGGAGCGCCGGGACGATCCGCACCGGGACCGGTTCCTGCTGAGCAAGGGGCACGGGCCCATGGCGTACTACGCCGTGCTGGCCGCGAAGGGGTTCGTGCCCGTCGAGTGGCTGCCCGGGTTCGGGTCGTACGACTCCCCGCTCGGGCACCACCCGGACCGCGTGCTCGTGCCCGGAGCCGAGATCGGCAGCGGGTCCCTCGGGCACGGGCTGCCGATCGCCGTGGGCAGCGCGCTGGGGCTGCGGGCACAGGGGCTGCCCGGCCCGGCGGTGTGGGTGCTGATCGGGGACGCCGAGCTGGACGAGGGCAGCAACCACGAGGCGATCGCCTTCGCCGGTCCCGCAGGCCTGGAGCGGCTGCACACCGTCGTGATCGACAACTCCTCCGCCAGCCATGCGCTGCCCGGGGGCATCGCCGCCCGGTTCGAGGCCGCCGGGTGGTCCGCGGTGACCGTGGACGGGCGCGACCACGAGGCCCTGTACGCCGCGTTCACGGCTCCGCACCCGGGACGGCCGCACGTGGTCGTGGCCCGCGTCGAGCCGAAGAACGCCTGA
- a CDS encoding transketolase family protein — protein sequence MDTMRDRFAPVVSRLLDEDPRVAVVLAEIGADGFRAAARRHPDRVINVGIREQLLVGAAAGLALTGLRPVVHTFASFLVERPFEQVKLDLGHQDAGAVLVSAAASFDWPAGGLTHMAPGDVALLDTLDGWTVHVPGHPDEAETLLRHAVAAGDDKVYVRLSVQANREGRAIDGKRFVPVREGRSGVVVAVGPMLDAVLAATEGRDVTVLYATTVRPFDTEGLRRATGTAGTDVVLVEPYLAGTSTGAATEALSDVPHRVLGLGVGRRELRRYGTVEQHTAAHGLDPRGLRERIDGFLYAP from the coding sequence ATGGACACCATGCGTGACCGATTCGCCCCCGTCGTCTCCCGGCTGCTGGACGAGGACCCGCGGGTCGCGGTCGTCCTCGCCGAGATCGGCGCGGACGGCTTCCGCGCGGCCGCGCGCCGGCATCCCGACCGGGTGATCAACGTCGGCATCCGCGAGCAGCTGCTCGTCGGGGCGGCGGCGGGACTGGCGCTCACCGGGCTGCGGCCGGTGGTGCACACCTTCGCCAGCTTTCTGGTGGAGCGGCCGTTCGAGCAGGTCAAACTGGATCTGGGGCACCAGGACGCGGGTGCGGTGCTGGTGAGCGCCGCCGCCTCCTTCGACTGGCCGGCCGGCGGCCTCACCCACATGGCGCCGGGCGACGTGGCCCTCCTCGACACGTTGGACGGCTGGACCGTGCACGTGCCCGGGCATCCCGACGAGGCGGAGACCCTGCTGCGCCACGCGGTCGCCGCGGGCGACGACAAGGTGTACGTACGGCTGTCCGTGCAGGCGAACCGGGAGGGGCGGGCGATCGACGGGAAGCGCTTCGTGCCGGTCCGCGAGGGCCGCTCGGGCGTGGTCGTCGCCGTCGGCCCGATGCTGGACGCGGTCCTCGCCGCCACGGAGGGCCGGGACGTGACCGTGCTGTACGCGACGACCGTACGGCCCTTCGACACGGAGGGGCTGCGCCGGGCGACGGGGACGGCGGGCACGGACGTGGTGCTGGTCGAGCCGTACCTCGCGGGCACGTCGACGGGGGCGGCGACCGAGGCGCTGTCCGACGTGCCGCACCGGGTGCTCGGGCTCGGTGTCGGCCGCCGTGAACTGCGCCGCTACGGAACCGTCGAGCAGCACACGGCCGCTCACGGCCTCGACCCGCGCGGGTTGCGCGAACGGATCGACGGATTCCTGTACGCCCCCTAG
- a CDS encoding MFS transporter, which produces MTGTDARQDVAARGVHGSAPGGPAVWSRDFALFFVARAAARLGDTMLPVALAAGLLEHGYGAGAVGLAMASTAAAFAGLVVLGGVVADRFSTRRLMIGADLVRLGTQSLAAGLFFAGHVVLWQICAIGFVNGVAGAVFQPGVASTVPRLAADVQGANGAVRIAESAAQLAGPAVAGVLVGLASPGGVFAGHAATYAISALCLLLLRLPPLPEGTRAAAGRGVRAFRGDLVQGWREFRSRTWLWGVIAVWCLYMIAVWGPTVPLVATEIVQHHGPRAYGLVNSALGAGTVVGGLLALRLRPRRMLRAGAVSLFAFFGFPAAVGAGLGVPAMAAGAAVAGAGMSFWGVMWATSVQTQVPADVLNRIHAYDVAGSLAMMPVGQALAGPAAGALGAGHVLLAAAVVSLAVAAALLAIPPIRDLVRADAPAPRLRKP; this is translated from the coding sequence ATGACCGGAACGGACGCACGGCAGGACGTCGCCGCCCGGGGCGTACACGGCAGCGCGCCCGGCGGACCCGCCGTCTGGTCACGGGACTTCGCCCTGTTCTTCGTGGCCCGGGCCGCGGCCCGCCTCGGTGACACGATGCTGCCCGTGGCCCTCGCCGCCGGACTGCTGGAGCACGGGTACGGCGCGGGCGCGGTCGGTCTCGCCATGGCCTCGACGGCCGCGGCCTTCGCCGGTCTGGTCGTCCTCGGCGGTGTCGTCGCCGACCGGTTCAGCACCCGCAGGCTGATGATCGGCGCCGACCTCGTCCGGCTCGGCACGCAGTCCCTCGCGGCCGGCCTGTTCTTCGCCGGCCATGTGGTGCTGTGGCAGATCTGCGCCATCGGCTTCGTCAACGGCGTCGCCGGCGCCGTCTTCCAGCCCGGTGTGGCCAGCACCGTGCCCCGGCTCGCGGCCGACGTCCAGGGCGCGAACGGCGCCGTCCGCATCGCCGAGTCCGCCGCGCAGCTGGCCGGGCCGGCCGTCGCCGGAGTCCTGGTCGGCCTGGCCTCACCGGGCGGGGTGTTCGCCGGGCACGCGGCCACCTACGCGATCAGCGCGCTGTGCCTGCTCCTGCTGCGGCTGCCGCCGCTCCCGGAGGGCACGCGTGCCGCCGCCGGCCGGGGCGTGCGCGCCTTCCGCGGTGATCTCGTCCAGGGCTGGCGGGAGTTCCGGTCACGGACCTGGCTGTGGGGGGTGATCGCCGTCTGGTGCCTGTACATGATCGCCGTCTGGGGCCCGACCGTCCCGCTGGTGGCCACCGAGATCGTCCAGCACCACGGCCCGCGCGCCTACGGCCTGGTCAACTCGGCCTTGGGCGCGGGCACGGTCGTCGGTGGCCTGCTGGCCCTGCGGCTGCGCCCGCGCCGCATGCTCCGGGCGGGCGCGGTGTCCCTGTTCGCCTTCTTCGGCTTCCCGGCGGCCGTGGGCGCCGGGCTCGGCGTGCCGGCCATGGCGGCCGGGGCGGCCGTCGCCGGTGCCGGCATGTCGTTCTGGGGCGTGATGTGGGCGACCAGTGTGCAGACCCAGGTCCCGGCCGACGTCCTCAACCGCATTCACGCCTACGACGTGGCCGGCTCCCTCGCGATGATGCCGGTCGGCCAGGCCCTCGCCGGTCCGGCCGCGGGCGCGCTCGGCGCCGGCCACGTCCTCCTGGCCGCGGCGGTGGTGAGCCTGGCCGTCGCGGCGGCCCTGCTCGCGATACCGCCGATACGCGACCTGGTCCGGGCCGACGCCCCGGCCCCGCGGCTGCGGAAACCCTAG